One window of the Runella slithyformis DSM 19594 genome contains the following:
- a CDS encoding MFS transporter, whose protein sequence is MKSTVRIQLMLMMFLQFFTWGSWYGQMSVYLGKQLNATGDQIGNAYLAFSIAMIISPFIGAVADRYFAAQKVLGALNMLGAGLLFVLSQINDAGTFFWVILAYCLCFAPCIALTTSISMRHIASPEKDFPAIRVMGTIAWIAVTNLVGFLNVGDQVTIFHISIITSIILGLLAFTLPNTPPRATGPVNIGQIIGADAFSLFKDRSFVIFFIASVAICIPLSFYYAFANPSLRASGMEFVENKMSLGQVSEVVFMLLIPLAFSRLGVKWMLAVGLISWIVRFLFFGYGDADTGEWMLYAAILLHGVCFDFFFVTGQIYTDTKAGDRIKSQAQGLITLATYGLGMGIGSWIGGKVVAANTNAENLTDWLGVWMVPAGIAAAVLVLFLIFFSDKSAKPAAA, encoded by the coding sequence ATGAAGTCTACCGTCCGGATACAATTGATGTTAATGATGTTCCTCCAGTTTTTTACCTGGGGTTCTTGGTACGGCCAGATGAGTGTTTACCTCGGCAAACAACTCAACGCCACCGGCGACCAGATCGGAAATGCGTACCTCGCTTTCTCCATCGCCATGATCATTTCTCCCTTTATCGGAGCCGTGGCTGACCGTTATTTTGCCGCTCAAAAAGTGCTGGGCGCGTTAAATATGCTGGGGGCCGGTTTGCTTTTCGTGTTGTCGCAAATCAACGATGCCGGTACTTTCTTCTGGGTTATTTTGGCGTATTGTTTATGTTTTGCGCCCTGCATCGCTCTTACTACGTCCATTTCCATGCGGCACATTGCCTCTCCGGAAAAAGACTTCCCTGCCATTCGGGTGATGGGAACCATTGCGTGGATCGCCGTTACCAATTTGGTGGGTTTTCTGAATGTCGGCGATCAGGTGACCATTTTCCACATCTCCATCATTACTTCTATCATCTTAGGTTTACTTGCCTTTACCCTGCCCAATACACCGCCACGCGCTACGGGTCCGGTCAATATAGGTCAGATCATCGGAGCCGATGCCTTTTCCCTGTTCAAAGACCGTTCATTTGTCATTTTCTTTATTGCTTCGGTCGCGATTTGTATTCCTCTTTCGTTTTATTATGCCTTTGCCAACCCTTCGTTACGGGCATCAGGGATGGAATTTGTGGAAAACAAAATGTCCTTGGGCCAAGTCTCCGAAGTTGTTTTCATGCTCTTGATTCCGTTGGCATTCAGCCGATTGGGCGTCAAATGGATGTTGGCCGTCGGGCTGATCTCGTGGATTGTCCGCTTCCTGTTCTTCGGCTACGGTGATGCCGACACCGGCGAATGGATGCTGTACGCGGCCATTTTACTCCACGGCGTGTGTTTTGACTTTTTCTTCGTCACGGGTCAGATTTACACCGATACCAAAGCCGGCGACCGCATCAAATCGCAGGCGCAGGGCCTCATTACCCTGGCTACCTACGGCCTCGGCATGGGGATTGGCTCATGGATAGGCGGCAAAGTGGTCGCAGCCAACACCAACGCCGAAAACCTTACCGATTGGCTGGGCGTATGGATGGTACCGGCCGGCATCGCTGCGGCGGTCTTGGTGCTGTTTCTGATCTTTTTCAGTGACAAGTCTGCCAAGCCTGCGGCCGCTTAA
- a CDS encoding DUF2905 domain-containing protein, producing MNPAFGKYLIGIGLLMVAVGVIVYFFSDKLHWLGQLPGDIRIKRERFGFYFPIVTCIVLSVLLNLIIWLVRRFF from the coding sequence ATGAATCCTGCATTTGGCAAATATCTCATCGGCATTGGTCTCCTCATGGTGGCAGTTGGGGTGATTGTCTATTTTTTTTCGGACAAACTGCATTGGCTTGGCCAACTTCCCGGGGATATACGCATTAAGCGTGAAAGGTTCGGTTTTTACTTTCCGATCGTTACCTGTATTGTGCTGAGTGTACTTCTCAACCTGATCATTTGGCTGGTACGACGGTTTTTCTAA
- a CDS encoding bi-domain-containing oxidoreductase has protein sequence MKQLIQNLKNGQTLLEEVPAPQVKRGAVLIQTRRSLVSLGTERMLVEFGKANLIEKARQQPDRVKMVLDKIKSDGLMPTLEAVFNKLGQPLPLGYCNVGRVMAVGEGVTDIRIGDRVASNGPHAEIVCVPRNLVAKVPEGISDEEAAFTVIGSIGLQGVRLLNPTLGETVVVIGLGLIGLLTAELLRLNGCRVIGFDFDENKLRIAREKGILAANPAAGTDPVKWVESLTNGVGADGVVITASTKTDEIISQAARMSRKRGRIILVGVIGLNLSRAEFYEKELSFQVSCSYGPGRYDDDYEQKGVDYPLAFVRWTENRNFQTLLQLMESGLLDVKPFITEQIPLEEYQTIYRDMGKGGAIASLLVYPDKASSERTVRHHTISFAGRKGVIGIIGAGNFTKMTLIPALKGRAMQGRAMQANIKYIASANGLSGTALAQKHGIAHSTTDYREILQDDEVDLVMITTRHNQHARLIVEALHAGKHVFVEKPLAIFEEEMSQLLESFQQAKSLSITVGFNRRFSPHALKMKSLLGDAPMNIIATMNAGFIPANSWVHDRAVGGGRILGEACHFIDLITYLTGSRVAAVCMNAMGPQATETTDNASILLRYENGSTGVINYFSNGHKAYSKERVEVYSQERTLVLDNFRTLEGYGFKGFSKLKTSQDKGHKTQFQELVKRIQTGGAPLIPLDEIVNTTQAAFAAVRSLKDGAWVHLS, from the coding sequence ATGAAGCAACTGATCCAAAACCTTAAAAACGGTCAAACATTACTGGAAGAAGTGCCTGCGCCGCAGGTAAAACGAGGAGCTGTACTGATTCAAACGCGTCGGAGTTTGGTTTCGTTGGGAACCGAACGCATGCTGGTGGAATTTGGCAAGGCCAACCTCATCGAAAAAGCCCGCCAACAGCCCGATCGGGTCAAAATGGTGTTGGATAAAATCAAGTCTGACGGCCTGATGCCAACTCTGGAGGCCGTTTTTAATAAATTGGGGCAGCCGCTTCCGTTGGGCTATTGTAATGTGGGCCGGGTGATGGCCGTGGGTGAGGGCGTGACCGATATTCGCATCGGCGACCGCGTGGCGTCCAACGGTCCGCACGCTGAGATCGTGTGCGTGCCGCGCAATTTGGTGGCTAAGGTTCCGGAGGGTATTTCGGACGAAGAGGCGGCGTTTACGGTCATTGGCTCCATCGGGTTGCAGGGGGTGCGGTTATTGAATCCAACCCTGGGCGAAACCGTCGTGGTGATCGGGCTGGGATTAATCGGATTGTTGACGGCCGAATTGCTTCGATTGAACGGCTGTCGGGTCATTGGATTTGATTTTGACGAAAATAAACTCCGCATTGCCCGCGAAAAAGGCATCTTAGCGGCCAATCCCGCCGCCGGAACCGACCCCGTCAAGTGGGTGGAAAGCCTCACCAACGGTGTGGGGGCCGATGGCGTGGTGATTACGGCTTCGACCAAAACGGATGAGATCATTTCACAGGCCGCCCGCATGTCGCGCAAGCGCGGACGTATCATATTGGTGGGCGTAATCGGCCTGAATTTGAGTCGGGCGGAGTTTTACGAAAAAGAGCTTTCTTTTCAGGTATCCTGCTCTTATGGCCCGGGGCGGTATGACGATGACTATGAGCAAAAAGGCGTAGACTATCCGCTGGCGTTCGTTCGCTGGACCGAAAACCGCAATTTTCAGACCCTCCTTCAGTTGATGGAATCGGGCTTGCTTGATGTAAAACCCTTTATTACGGAACAAATTCCACTGGAAGAGTACCAAACAATTTACAGGGATATGGGTAAAGGCGGGGCCATTGCCTCCCTGTTGGTCTATCCCGACAAAGCTTCTTCGGAGCGTACCGTTCGCCACCATACTATTTCTTTTGCGGGCCGAAAAGGGGTGATCGGAATCATTGGTGCAGGAAATTTTACCAAAATGACTTTAATCCCTGCCTTAAAAGGCAGGGCAATGCAGGGTAGGGCAATGCAAGCCAATATAAAATACATTGCGAGTGCGAATGGATTGTCGGGAACGGCGTTGGCGCAAAAACACGGTATTGCCCACAGTACGACGGATTACCGCGAAATCTTACAGGATGATGAGGTGGATCTGGTCATGATCACGACCCGTCATAATCAACATGCTCGTCTGATCGTGGAAGCGCTGCACGCAGGCAAACATGTGTTTGTGGAAAAGCCTTTGGCCATTTTTGAAGAAGAAATGAGCCAACTTCTGGAAAGCTTTCAACAGGCGAAAAGCCTGAGTATTACGGTTGGGTTCAATCGTCGTTTTTCGCCCCACGCCCTGAAAATGAAATCGTTGCTGGGCGATGCGCCCATGAATATCATTGCCACGATGAATGCAGGGTTTATTCCTGCCAACTCGTGGGTCCATGACCGTGCCGTGGGTGGCGGACGTATTCTGGGCGAAGCCTGCCACTTTATTGATTTGATCACCTACCTGACGGGCAGCCGCGTGGCGGCGGTGTGCATGAATGCCATGGGGCCGCAGGCCACCGAAACAACCGATAATGCAAGCATTCTGTTGCGTTATGAAAATGGCTCAACGGGCGTGATCAACTATTTTTCCAATGGTCATAAAGCGTATTCCAAAGAGCGGGTAGAAGTGTATTCGCAGGAGCGGACGCTGGTGTTGGATAACTTCCGAACGTTGGAAGGCTATGGGTTCAAAGGTTTTTCCAAACTCAAAACGAGCCAGGATAAAGGCCACAAAACGCAGTTTCAGGAATTGGTAAAACGCATTCAAACGGGAGGAGCACCGTTGATTCCGTTGGACGAGATCGTGAATACCACGCAGGCGGCCTTTGCGGCCGTTCGTAGCCTGAAAGACGGGGCTTGGGTGCACCTGTCCTAA